In Natronoarchaeum philippinense, a single window of DNA contains:
- a CDS encoding single-stranded DNA binding protein has protein sequence MGAIEDVYEDLDADVDLEKFREAVEAKVDQMGGLADEETAAMLVAHEVNDEEVNGISDIEPGMEEVKFIAKVVDVGDLRTFERDDDEQPEGQVINVEVADETGSLRAAFWDERAAAVEEELSEGDVLRIKGRPKEGFNGIEISVDEAEPDEDAEVEVAITDTYRVEDLSLGLSDVDLAGLVLDTEPVRTFDRDDGSEGKVANLVLGDPTGKIRITMWDERADRAEEIEPGTSVEVVDGYVRERDGSLELHVGDRGAVEEIDEEIEYEPDRTPIETLEIGQTVDLAGVVRSADPKRTFDRDDGSEGQVRNIRVQDDSGDIRVALWGDKADKEIAPGDEVALADVEIQDGWQDDLEASAGWQSTVTVLDDADLGGGAGGGAETADSGADQTLGSFEDADGGSADSDSSSASGDGAAAVAASGGAALAEGEQTEFTGTVVQAGEPVVLDDGEETISVETDADVHLGQEVTARGVLQDGRLDADDVF, from the coding sequence ATGGGAGCTATCGAGGACGTATACGAAGACCTCGACGCGGATGTCGACCTGGAGAAGTTCCGGGAGGCCGTCGAGGCCAAGGTCGACCAGATGGGTGGACTGGCCGACGAGGAGACGGCGGCGATGCTCGTCGCCCACGAGGTCAACGACGAGGAGGTCAACGGTATCTCCGACATCGAGCCGGGGATGGAGGAGGTGAAGTTCATCGCCAAGGTGGTCGATGTCGGTGACCTGCGCACCTTCGAGCGCGACGACGACGAACAGCCCGAGGGGCAGGTCATCAACGTCGAAGTGGCCGACGAGACCGGAAGCCTCCGGGCCGCGTTCTGGGACGAGCGCGCGGCGGCCGTCGAGGAGGAGTTGAGCGAAGGCGACGTGCTCAGGATCAAGGGCCGCCCCAAGGAGGGGTTCAACGGCATCGAGATCAGCGTCGACGAGGCCGAACCCGACGAGGACGCCGAGGTCGAGGTGGCGATCACCGACACCTACCGGGTTGAGGATCTCTCGCTCGGCCTCTCGGATGTCGATCTGGCGGGGCTGGTGCTCGACACCGAACCCGTCCGGACGTTCGACCGCGACGACGGTAGCGAGGGCAAGGTCGCCAACCTCGTGCTCGGCGATCCCACGGGCAAGATTCGGATCACGATGTGGGACGAGCGCGCCGACCGCGCCGAGGAGATCGAGCCCGGCACGTCCGTCGAGGTCGTCGACGGCTACGTCCGGGAGCGAGACGGCTCGCTGGAACTGCACGTCGGCGACCGCGGCGCCGTCGAGGAGATCGACGAGGAGATCGAGTACGAGCCCGACCGGACGCCGATCGAGACCCTCGAGATCGGCCAGACGGTCGATCTGGCCGGCGTCGTTCGCTCGGCCGACCCCAAGCGGACGTTCGACCGCGACGACGGCAGCGAGGGACAGGTCCGCAACATTCGCGTGCAGGACGACAGCGGCGACATTCGCGTCGCGCTCTGGGGCGACAAGGCCGACAAGGAGATCGCACCCGGCGACGAGGTCGCGCTCGCCGACGTCGAGATTCAGGACGGCTGGCAGGACGATCTCGAAGCCTCCGCCGGCTGGCAGTCGACGGTGACGGTGCTCGACGACGCTGACCTCGGTGGCGGTGCCGGAGGCGGTGCCGAGACAGCCGACAGCGGCGCCGACCAGACGCTCGGCTCGTTCGAGGACGCCGACGGCGGGAGTGCCGATTCGGATAGTTCGAGTGCCAGCGGTGACGGCGCCGCCGCGGTCGCTGCCAGCGGCGGCGCGGCGCTCGCGGAGGGCGAGCAGACCGAGTTCACCGGGACCGTCGTGCAGGCCGGCGAACCGGTGGTGCTGGACGACGGCGAGGAGACGATCAGCGTCGAGACCGACGCCGACGTTCACCTCGGGCAGGAAGTGACGGCCCGTGGCGTGCTTCAGGACGGCCGACTCGACGCCGACGACGTGTTCTGA
- a CDS encoding histone: MSVELPFAPVDTIIRRNAGELRVSAEAAEELAHRIQLRGADLAVDAAEHATEDGRKTLMAEDFGVETVVDKDDIELPIAPVDRIARIDIDDSYRVAMDARIALADILEDYADNVAAAAATLARHADRRTVKDEDIQTYFELFE; this comes from the coding sequence ATGAGCGTCGAGTTACCGTTTGCTCCCGTGGACACGATCATTCGTCGGAACGCCGGTGAGCTGCGAGTCAGCGCCGAGGCCGCCGAGGAGCTGGCCCACCGGATCCAGCTTCGCGGGGCAGACCTCGCCGTAGACGCCGCCGAACACGCGACCGAGGACGGGCGAAAGACGCTGATGGCCGAGGACTTCGGCGTCGAGACCGTCGTCGACAAGGACGACATCGAACTGCCGATCGCGCCGGTCGACCGCATCGCGCGCATCGACATCGACGACTCCTACCGCGTTGCGATGGACGCCCGAATCGCGCTGGCAGACATTCTGGAGGACTACGCCGACAACGTCGCCGCCGCGGCCGCGACGCTCGCCAGACACGCCGACCGCCGAACAGTCAAGGACGAGGACATCCAAACGTACTTCGAGCTGTTCGAATGA
- a CDS encoding histone deacetylase family protein — translation MRFGYSETCLDHDTGDRHPETPDRLRAIKEGLKRKHGVEYVEADSADVETVAAIHDREYVEEVREFCADGGGNWDPDTVAVEGTWDAVLQSAGLSAWAAERAMDGDSGRETPFALGRPPGHHAVVDDAMGFCFVNNVAVAAQHALDDTAAESVAIVDWDVHHGNGTQDIFYERDDVLFCSTHEEGIYPGTGGSGETGTGDGEGTTLNLPMPAGAGDADFAAAFERVVEPAVESFDPDLLLVSAGFDAHRHDPISRLRVSTDGYGVLTGRLRDLADETDTALGFVLEGGYGLDVLAEGVAMVHEVFDGLDPVQPDDDVDDDVEELLTGLRSRHPLLVGN, via the coding sequence ATGAGATTCGGCTACAGCGAGACCTGCCTCGACCACGACACCGGCGACCGCCATCCAGAGACGCCGGACCGCCTGCGCGCCATCAAGGAGGGACTAAAGCGAAAGCACGGCGTCGAGTACGTCGAGGCCGACTCGGCCGACGTGGAGACGGTGGCGGCGATCCACGACCGTGAGTACGTCGAGGAGGTCAGGGAGTTTTGCGCCGATGGGGGCGGGAACTGGGATCCCGACACCGTCGCCGTCGAGGGGACGTGGGACGCAGTACTCCAGAGCGCCGGCCTGTCGGCGTGGGCCGCCGAGCGCGCGATGGACGGCGATTCGGGTCGCGAGACGCCGTTCGCGCTCGGCCGGCCACCGGGGCATCACGCGGTCGTCGACGACGCCATGGGCTTTTGCTTCGTCAACAACGTCGCCGTCGCCGCCCAGCACGCCCTCGACGACACGGCGGCCGAATCAGTCGCTATCGTCGACTGGGACGTCCACCACGGCAACGGCACGCAGGACATCTTCTACGAGCGCGACGACGTGCTGTTTTGCTCGACTCACGAGGAGGGGATCTACCCCGGGACGGGCGGCTCCGGCGAAACCGGCACGGGCGACGGCGAGGGGACGACGCTGAATCTCCCGATGCCGGCAGGCGCGGGCGACGCCGACTTCGCCGCGGCGTTCGAGCGCGTCGTCGAACCGGCCGTCGAATCGTTCGATCCCGATCTGTTGCTGGTCAGCGCCGGCTTCGACGCCCACCGCCACGACCCGATCTCCCGGCTCCGCGTCTCGACGGACGGCTACGGCGTCCTCACCGGTCGCCTGCGCGACCTTGCCGACGAGACCGACACCGCGCTCGGATTCGTTCTCGAAGGTGGGTACGGTCTCGACGTACTCGCCGAAGGAGTCGCAATGGTCCATGAAGTGTTCGACGGCCTCGATCCAGTCCAACCCGACGACGATGTCGACGACGATGTCGAGGAACTACTCACAGGACTTCGATCACGCCACCCGCTGTTGGTCGGGAACTGA
- the cca gene encoding CCA tRNA nucleotidyltransferase, which yields MTDEEFAAVVEGVRETVDPSTAERERMEGVAQELRRRAEGAVDELPVDADVLQVGSTARNTWISGDRDIDVFVRFPTELDREELEEYGLDVGHSALPEGHEEYAEHPYVKGVVDGFDIDLVPCYDVEDAAAIRSAVDRTPFHAEYVAGRLDADLAADVRLAKQFLTGIGVYGSDLRTRGFSGYLTELLVLAYGGFREFVEAAAEWHPPVELDPEDHGDETFDDPLVVIDPTDPERNVAAVLSADNVARLQHYARDLLADPREELFFADQPAPLSDAAVEAAIAERGTTPVAIRFAAPDVVEDQLYPQLSRSLDGITEALDRRGFDVVRSTAMADETAVLLAELAVDERPAIERHEGPPVHVREHAAGFFEKYADDESAYGPFVEGERYVVERPREFETAAAFLRSDQLLDVRLGTHVASALEADHEALIGEEVASLAGEFGVELAQYFEPEP from the coding sequence ATGACTGACGAGGAGTTCGCGGCCGTTGTCGAGGGGGTGCGAGAGACAGTCGACCCGTCGACAGCCGAGCGCGAGCGGATGGAGGGGGTCGCCCAAGAGCTACGCCGGCGAGCAGAAGGCGCGGTCGACGAGCTACCGGTCGACGCCGACGTGTTGCAGGTCGGCAGCACGGCCCGAAACACGTGGATCAGCGGCGACCGCGACATCGACGTGTTCGTTCGCTTCCCGACTGAACTCGACCGCGAGGAGCTAGAAGAGTACGGCCTCGATGTCGGGCACAGCGCCCTCCCGGAGGGTCACGAGGAGTACGCCGAGCACCCGTACGTCAAGGGCGTCGTCGATGGGTTCGACATAGATCTCGTCCCGTGTTACGACGTCGAGGACGCCGCCGCGATCCGGTCGGCGGTCGATCGGACGCCGTTTCACGCCGAGTACGTCGCTGGTCGGTTGGACGCCGACCTCGCGGCCGACGTTCGCCTCGCAAAGCAGTTTCTGACCGGAATCGGCGTCTACGGCAGCGATCTACGGACGCGAGGCTTTAGCGGGTATCTCACCGAACTGCTCGTGTTAGCTTACGGCGGCTTCCGCGAGTTCGTCGAGGCGGCAGCCGAGTGGCATCCACCGGTCGAACTCGACCCCGAGGACCACGGTGACGAGACGTTCGACGACCCGTTAGTCGTCATCGATCCCACGGATCCCGAACGCAACGTCGCGGCCGTGCTGTCGGCCGACAACGTCGCCCGGCTCCAGCACTACGCCCGCGACCTGCTCGCCGACCCTCGCGAAGAGTTGTTCTTCGCCGATCAGCCAGCACCGCTGTCGGACGCCGCTGTCGAGGCGGCGATCGCCGAGCGCGGAACGACGCCCGTTGCCATCCGATTTGCGGCACCCGACGTGGTCGAAGACCAGCTCTACCCCCAACTCAGCCGGTCGCTCGACGGGATCACTGAGGCGCTCGACCGCCGAGGATTCGACGTGGTTCGGTCGACCGCGATGGCCGACGAAACCGCCGTCCTGTTGGCCGAGCTTGCTGTCGACGAGCGCCCGGCGATCGAGCGCCACGAGGGGCCGCCCGTCCACGTCCGCGAGCACGCAGCCGGCTTCTTCGAGAAGTATGCGGACGACGAGAGCGCCTACGGCCCCTTCGTCGAGGGCGAGCGCTACGTCGTCGAGCGCCCTCGGGAGTTCGAGACCGCAGCGGCGTTCCTACGCAGCGACCAACTCCTCGACGTTCGCCTCGGCACGCACGTCGCCAGCGCGCTCGAAGCGGACCACGAGGCCCTGATCGGCGAGGAAGTGGCGTCGCTGGCAGGAGAGTTCGGCGTCGAGTTGGCGCAGTACTTCGAGCCCGAGCCCTGA
- a CDS encoding DUF7563 family protein, whose product MTYCQSCGAHVSDRFARVCGDNDGNVWNCPECTSGCQDRHLRQTAPPQ is encoded by the coding sequence ATGACGTACTGCCAGAGCTGCGGGGCGCACGTTTCCGACCGGTTCGCTCGCGTCTGTGGCGACAACGACGGGAACGTCTGGAACTGCCCCGAGTGTACGTCCGGGTGTCAGGACCGGCATCTTCGGCAGACGGCACCGCCGCAATAG
- a CDS encoding sugar porter family MFS transporter → MNKDDFDNFDRRDRLYRTAFEEYDSLKTTYLKFYAASSQLKKRGRLLTYGSTISGGILLFIIGSVILRDNPSWWNDVAFGLSIIVAALSFVNAVDNPQKQSNVCYNSGQTLQRVFLDFHYFITVRLPDPSEDLDDLEEEYERLLEEKHTVNETTPQLGDKWYHRVKERKGTWKPKPLLKVTGEDKEFRVDDNSEEDEAKIEMIKSKAASPIRRILRWAGY, encoded by the coding sequence ATGAATAAGGACGACTTTGATAATTTCGATAGACGAGATCGGCTGTATAGAACTGCTTTCGAGGAATATGATTCGTTAAAAACAACCTATCTAAAATTCTATGCGGCTTCTAGTCAGCTCAAAAAGCGAGGGAGACTTCTGACATATGGATCAACAATTTCCGGTGGTATCCTGTTATTCATTATTGGTTCTGTGATTTTGCGTGATAACCCATCATGGTGGAATGATGTTGCATTTGGTCTATCGATTATAGTTGCTGCGCTCTCATTCGTTAACGCAGTTGACAACCCCCAAAAACAGTCTAATGTTTGCTACAACTCAGGACAGACTTTGCAAAGGGTTTTCTTGGATTTTCACTATTTCATTACTGTTCGACTTCCAGACCCATCTGAAGACTTAGACGATCTGGAGGAAGAATATGAACGTTTGTTGGAGGAGAAGCATACAGTAAATGAAACCACACCTCAGCTTGGGGATAAGTGGTATCACCGAGTGAAAGAGAGAAAAGGAACTTGGAAGCCAAAGCCGCTTTTGAAGGTAACTGGTGAAGACAAAGAATTCCGGGTGGATGACAACTCGGAAGAAGATGAGGCGAAAATAGAGATGATCAAATCCAAAGCTGCATCACCTATTCGGAGGATCCTTAGGTGGGCAGGATACTAA
- a CDS encoding tyrosine-type recombinase/integrase, giving the protein MTWKREPLEKDELSELLDAAETFDLDHDFTIRALVHTGLRAGEFAQMESDWMDWQNEQLRVPAEQDGWTPKTEHAARTIPVRDPDTLRVIREFFKRNEAVGVGRQAVYHRVTRVADETEIQKKVTPHVLRHTYGTLIASKGATPQYIRQTMGHADLSSANTYIEYSGVQLNEEASEVWG; this is encoded by the coding sequence ATGACTTGGAAACGCGAGCCGCTTGAGAAGGACGAACTGAGCGAACTACTCGACGCCGCCGAGACGTTCGACCTCGATCACGACTTCACGATCCGGGCGCTGGTACATACCGGTCTTCGAGCTGGCGAGTTCGCTCAGATGGAAAGCGACTGGATGGACTGGCAGAACGAACAGCTCCGGGTACCTGCCGAACAGGACGGCTGGACGCCCAAGACCGAGCACGCCGCGCGGACGATCCCCGTTCGTGACCCCGACACATTGCGAGTGATCCGCGAGTTCTTCAAGCGCAACGAGGCTGTGGGCGTGGGCCGGCAGGCGGTGTATCACCGCGTGACGCGTGTTGCCGACGAGACGGAGATTCAGAAGAAGGTGACGCCGCACGTGCTCCGGCACACTTACGGGACGCTCATCGCATCGAAAGGTGCGACGCCACAGTACATCCGCCAGACGATGGGCCACGCCGATCTATCGAGCGCGAACACGTACATTGAGTACAGTGGCGTGCAGCTAAACGAGGAAGCGAGTGAGGTGTGGGGGTAA
- a CDS encoding ATP-dependent helicase yields the protein MPDLTEDDFWTDSQRNVINHKEGPIQVIACAGSGKTQTIAARVAQMVHDGVDRDSIVAFTFTENAAEELQVRIRDMMDKANPENPILGDMFVGTVHGFCLDEVLHEFDPDTLSYDVLSDNQLSAFLSRVYPYIGLHEIGDDSDPPYGKTGRIQRFMKDIDAMRRELVEEEVRASNDPVAQDFIEVYDSFLEEMHDTHFYDFQGIIYQAIHILEENPEILEKVRNQFEYLIIDEYQDINFAQERLIELLAGEKKNICVVGDDDQSIFKWRGARTENFLEFGNRYDGEVRRLEQNFRSTSGIVDIAQDSIERNDQRLDKEMFSNTEPDIGDIYQNYFETDSSESEFIADKIQHHVHTSFEDPASGEERPLNYGDFAILFRRKRDMEIVQEELDDREIPYTVRGQESIFARPETEIIRLAIGFIARGHDDDIEVIDLEESGSSRFDETVTMSVSEEDLRQTIQQSEYLRDREDEIVSTLWEKRDWFSNPSSRRIHPQDELHDILAAMGMGDVESDISSDDEVFPEPLMYELGQVSKLFQDFEAVYEIIFPEQIHDLVQFLDYAAQNSNPRIEDPTLVNAVNLMTIHSAKGTEYPAVFMPGLSTYKFSTSSTGATRDTWLPDDVFDPDIYEEDTEDYRRLFYVGLTRAKKFLFLTGARENRGYEISQNPNQFFEEVESEEYSHVMDEVRSDPTPRRPSDSEAEMEDIVYPTSFTDLRYFQKCPYDYKMRHIYDFAPTIDSAFGYGFAVHDILREVHQRFADDEQGLLPSPGEIKQMVQNPDRFYLRHARGEVDQLLRDEAQRVLVDYVTEYSEDIPLTYKAEEPFEYLISGSGTNGEALISGEIDLLERRDPETGEIEEVNVLDFKTEQEPDSPHDPKLVASEFQVRLYAAATQSEFDLSTVDGYIHYLSDGERRTVDLSDSKLEQVERNVEQNVDNIMDREFFATPDKEKCGTCDFNDICPHAETE from the coding sequence ATGCCCGACTTGACGGAAGATGACTTTTGGACGGACTCCCAGAGAAATGTAATTAATCACAAAGAAGGTCCAATTCAGGTGATTGCTTGCGCAGGTTCCGGTAAAACTCAAACAATCGCTGCTCGTGTCGCCCAAATGGTCCATGATGGTGTTGACCGAGACAGTATTGTCGCCTTCACTTTTACTGAAAATGCAGCTGAGGAATTGCAAGTTCGTATCCGGGACATGATGGATAAAGCGAATCCAGAAAACCCTATTCTCGGCGATATGTTTGTAGGAACTGTGCATGGCTTTTGTCTTGATGAGGTTTTGCACGAATTTGATCCAGACACACTCAGCTACGATGTTCTAAGTGACAACCAGCTCTCTGCATTTCTCTCTCGAGTATATCCATATATCGGGTTACATGAGATTGGCGACGACAGCGATCCGCCATACGGGAAAACTGGTCGAATACAACGCTTTATGAAGGATATTGACGCAATGCGTCGTGAACTGGTAGAAGAGGAAGTCAGGGCTTCAAATGATCCAGTTGCACAAGATTTCATTGAGGTGTATGATTCTTTTCTTGAAGAAATGCATGATACACATTTCTATGACTTTCAGGGGATTATTTACCAAGCAATTCATATCTTGGAAGAGAACCCCGAGATTCTTGAGAAGGTTCGTAATCAGTTTGAGTACCTGATAATCGACGAGTATCAAGACATCAATTTTGCTCAAGAACGCCTCATAGAGCTATTAGCTGGAGAAAAGAAGAATATTTGCGTAGTGGGAGATGACGACCAATCCATCTTTAAATGGAGGGGAGCGAGAACAGAGAATTTCCTTGAATTTGGAAACAGGTACGATGGAGAAGTGAGACGACTCGAGCAGAATTTCCGCTCAACGAGTGGAATCGTTGATATCGCTCAAGATAGTATTGAACGGAATGACCAACGTTTGGATAAGGAGATGTTCTCCAATACAGAGCCTGATATCGGAGACATCTATCAAAATTACTTTGAGACTGATAGCTCGGAATCTGAATTTATAGCTGACAAGATTCAGCACCATGTTCATACTTCCTTTGAGGATCCTGCTAGTGGGGAAGAGCGGCCGCTGAATTATGGGGACTTTGCGATACTATTCCGTAGAAAAAGGGACATGGAGATCGTCCAAGAAGAACTTGATGATCGTGAAATACCATATACTGTGCGTGGCCAAGAGAGTATCTTTGCCCGGCCAGAAACAGAGATAATCCGTCTTGCAATTGGCTTTATTGCTAGGGGTCATGATGACGATATAGAAGTTATTGATCTTGAAGAGTCGGGAAGTTCTCGATTTGATGAAACAGTAACTATGTCCGTGTCTGAAGAGGATCTCAGACAGACTATCCAGCAATCTGAATATTTGCGTGATAGAGAAGATGAGATCGTCTCTACACTATGGGAGAAAAGAGACTGGTTCTCTAATCCTTCCTCCAGAAGGATACACCCACAGGATGAACTTCATGATATCCTTGCAGCAATGGGAATGGGGGACGTTGAAAGCGATATCTCGTCTGATGATGAAGTCTTCCCAGAACCACTTATGTATGAGCTTGGGCAAGTGAGTAAGCTATTCCAAGACTTTGAAGCAGTATATGAAATCATATTCCCAGAACAGATTCATGATTTGGTTCAATTCCTAGATTATGCGGCACAAAACTCTAATCCGAGGATTGAAGATCCAACTTTAGTTAATGCGGTAAATCTCATGACAATCCACTCGGCAAAAGGAACAGAGTATCCCGCAGTGTTTATGCCGGGACTCTCTACGTATAAATTCAGTACGAGTTCTACAGGAGCAACAAGAGATACTTGGCTTCCAGATGATGTCTTTGATCCAGATATTTACGAAGAGGATACAGAAGACTATCGTCGACTGTTCTATGTCGGCCTCACACGGGCCAAAAAATTCCTGTTTCTAACCGGAGCTCGAGAGAACAGAGGATATGAAATCTCTCAGAACCCTAACCAGTTCTTTGAGGAGGTCGAATCTGAGGAATATAGCCATGTAATGGATGAGGTGAGGTCAGACCCAACACCTCGACGACCGTCTGATTCAGAAGCAGAAATGGAGGACATTGTCTATCCAACCTCATTCACCGACCTCCGATATTTCCAGAAATGCCCATATGATTATAAAATGAGGCACATTTATGACTTTGCACCGACTATCGACTCTGCATTCGGTTATGGGTTTGCTGTACACGATATCTTGAGAGAGGTACACCAGCGATTTGCTGATGATGAACAAGGGCTTCTACCAAGTCCCGGAGAAATCAAGCAGATGGTTCAAAATCCCGATCGCTTCTATCTACGACATGCTAGAGGTGAAGTTGACCAACTGTTACGAGATGAGGCACAAAGAGTCCTCGTAGACTACGTGACAGAGTACTCTGAGGACATCCCTCTCACTTACAAGGCAGAAGAGCCCTTTGAGTATCTGATTTCTGGATCAGGTACGAACGGAGAGGCTCTGATCTCTGGAGAAATTGATCTACTGGAACGACGAGACCCGGAGACTGGAGAAATTGAAGAAGTAAATGTGCTCGACTTCAAAACAGAGCAGGAGCCAGATTCACCTCACGATCCCAAGCTAGTTGCGTCAGAGTTCCAAGTTCGTCTGTATGCAGCTGCAACTCAGTCTGAATTTGACCTCTCGACTGTCGATGGGTATATCCACTACCTAAGCGACGGAGAGCGACGCACAGTAGACCTTTCTGATTCGAAGCTTGAACAGGTTGAACGAAATGTTGAACAGAACGTTGACAATATAATGGATCGAGAATTCTTCGCAACTCCAGACAAGGAGAAGTGTGGAACATGCGATTTTAACGACATCTGTCCTCACGCCGAAACAGAGTAA
- a CDS encoding DNA cytosine methyltransferase, giving the protein MSNNEYSVVDLFSGAGGFSLGFDQPERLEGLGNLDYSEIGFNSGGFSTDLAIDNYEEATETFSKNFDCPVICADVENIQAYPGWGNTDVVIGGPPCQGFSNLNSVKTEKLSDDRNGLWEVFLEAVDEIRPKVFVIENVSRFLRSAEGLAAVEKAEELGYNTIVDVLNAANYGVPQRRERGFIIGSRIGTPFLPAATDQETRTVRDAIGDLPQKPTDENLHETRNFSKLQRDRMRYVAEGENRYQIPRYLLPDCWKDYEGSGTDLFGRLEWSEPSVTIRTSFHKPMKGRHLYPESFVPRTLTLREGARLQTFPDNFEFGTNYQVHRARLIGNAVPPKLAYHIALAVKSHLDGLEGQKKKDENLPHEKFTTAKREPTDVLEDYR; this is encoded by the coding sequence ATGTCTAATAATGAATATAGTGTAGTTGATCTATTCAGTGGCGCAGGTGGGTTTTCTCTTGGTTTTGACCAACCAGAGCGATTAGAAGGTCTCGGAAATCTGGACTATTCGGAGATTGGCTTCAATTCCGGTGGGTTCAGTACGGATCTTGCTATCGACAACTATGAGGAAGCCACTGAAACCTTCTCGAAGAATTTTGACTGCCCAGTCATTTGTGCTGATGTAGAAAATATTCAAGCCTATCCGGGATGGGGAAACACAGATGTTGTTATAGGGGGACCACCCTGTCAGGGCTTCTCCAATCTGAATAGTGTAAAAACCGAAAAATTATCTGATGATCGCAATGGACTCTGGGAAGTCTTTCTGGAAGCGGTAGATGAAATCCGTCCTAAGGTCTTTGTGATTGAGAATGTTTCCCGATTTTTACGTTCAGCAGAAGGCTTGGCTGCTGTAGAGAAGGCTGAAGAACTGGGATATAATACGATAGTAGACGTTCTTAACGCCGCTAATTATGGAGTCCCGCAACGAAGAGAGAGAGGCTTCATAATCGGGAGCCGGATCGGAACACCGTTCTTGCCAGCGGCAACTGATCAAGAAACAAGGACAGTAAGAGATGCAATTGGCGATCTTCCCCAAAAGCCAACAGACGAAAATCTACACGAAACGCGAAATTTCAGTAAACTCCAGCGAGATCGTATGCGATATGTAGCTGAGGGTGAAAACAGATATCAAATTCCTCGATACCTGCTTCCAGATTGCTGGAAGGATTATGAGGGAAGTGGTACAGACCTGTTTGGTAGGCTAGAATGGTCTGAACCTTCGGTAACCATACGAACCTCATTCCATAAGCCGATGAAAGGGAGACACCTGTATCCGGAGAGTTTCGTTCCTAGGACACTGACTTTAAGAGAGGGGGCTAGGTTACAAACCTTCCCTGACAATTTCGAGTTCGGGACAAACTATCAGGTACATAGAGCACGCCTTATAGGAAACGCCGTACCGCCAAAATTAGCATATCATATTGCTCTTGCCGTTAAGTCTCATCTCGATGGATTAGAAGGACAAAAAAAGAAGGATGAGAATCTCCCACATGAGAAGTTCACTACTGCAAAAAGAGAACCCACAGATGTTCTAGAGGATTATCGGTAA
- a CDS encoding PhiH1 repressor — MRHSGTWMTLWDDRLLEVIREEDSGAPTELSDQDTIRVSRQHISRRLKKLAENGLLQPLGNGVYVITEEGEAYLDGEYDAEAGAYLNGADDRNGPSASETSKS; from the coding sequence ATGAGACATTCTGGAACGTGGATGACGCTTTGGGACGATCGCCTCTTGGAAGTCATACGAGAGGAGGATTCGGGGGCACCCACTGAACTCTCTGATCAAGACACAATTCGGGTATCCCGGCAACACATCTCTCGCCGGCTCAAAAAACTCGCAGAGAACGGGCTGTTACAACCACTTGGCAATGGCGTCTATGTCATCACAGAGGAGGGAGAGGCATATCTTGACGGCGAATACGATGCCGAAGCTGGAGCGTATCTTAATGGTGCTGATGATAGAAATGGACCTTCTGCGAGTGAAACCTCTAAATCATAG